The window CAAAACTCACTCCAAGATGCAAATGCGCTAGTCATGATTGACGTCCTTTTTTATTCACAATATCTAATACCCATGGACGGTTACGTTCTAACATCAATAATTGGCTACGTAAACGGATTAACGTTAATGAGATAAAAAGAAATAGGTAACCAAGGATAGCTAAACGAAGTGGTGTACGCATAGCAGGGTTGATGCTTTCTTGCATACGTGTAGATGGTTGGTGCAAGGTTTGCCACCATTCAACTGAATAATGAATGATAGGTAAGTTAATCACACCAATTAATACTAAAATTGCAGCGGCCTTTCCTGCTGTACGGCGGTCATCAAACGCATGCCATAAAGCAATAATCCCCACATACAGAAAAAACAGAATTAATTCAGAAGTTAAACGTGCATCCCATACCCACCATGCCCCCCACATTGGTTTACCCCATGTCGCACCGGTAACCAATGCGATAAAGGTAAATACCGCCCCGACAGGCGCCATTGCAGCTATCGCCAATTCAGAGACTTTCATTTGCCATACGAGACCGACAAAAGCGGTGATCGCCATGGTGGCATAGATCCCCATTGACCACATTGCAGCAGGCACATGGATATACATAATACGATAACTTTGGCTTTGGACTTTATCGGTTGGCGCAAAGCCAAATCCCCAAATCCATCCCACTGCTAAACAAATTACACTCAATATGATAAACCACGGTATTAGACGCCCACATAACCGGTAAAGGTTAACTGGGATGGCAAGTTGATGAAGCTTTTTCCACATAGTTTAATTACCCTGATTTATTATATTGTTAGTAAATGCTGCGCGACAGAATCATACAATACACATTAAAAAAGCAAATATATTGATTTAACACAAATATAACTTAGGCTGATCATACTCAAACGCATAACCAGCCTATTTATTGATCATTACTTATAATTCATCGGTATAACTCATCATAAAATGATTACCTTAAATTAAAAGCCAGGTTCAACTTCACGCATGTCCGGCAACTTATGGGCGATCCCTTTATGGCAATCAATGCAGGTTTTGCCATCCGTGATGGCTTGGTCATGCATTTTAGCTGCAACCCCTTTTTGTGCCGTGAAATCCATATACTCAAAGTTGTGGCAGTTACGACACTCTTGTGAGTCGTTATTTTTCATCCGTCGCCACTCGCTTTGCGCCATCGCTAACCGATGGTCTTCAAATTTTTGAGGCGTGTCGATGATGCCAAAAATTTTTCCGTATAACTCCTTGCTCGCTTGAATTTTACGCACCATTTTGGGGCCGAACTCATGCGGTACGTGACAATCTGGGCAAGTTGCACGGACACCACTACGGTTAGTATAGTGAATAGTATCCATATATTCTTCATAGACATTCTCACGCATTTCATGGCAGCTAATACAGAACTCTTCCGTATTGGCCATTTCCATACCCGTATTGAAGCCGCCCCAGAAGATAACACCACTCACGAAACCAATCAGTAATAAGGTTCCTAATGCTAAACGGCTTGGCCTACGCCACCACCGCCATACTCGGCCGATTAGCCCAAACAAACCCTTTTTCTTCGGCTTGTCATCATGTGTTTGCTTATCATTGTTATTTGACATAATTCCCCCTTATTTCCCAAAACCTTTGGATGGGGTAAATGTGTTATCAACAATCGGTGCTGTGTCTGATTGCGGCACGTGGCACTGTAGACAGAAGTAACGGTTTGGTGCGACTTCGCCGAGGACTTTGCCTGTTGCATCCATAAAGTGCGTTGGGCTAACTCTTGGTGCCCCTGTGGTACGATAATTTTCCACGCCATGGCATTGCAAACAACGATTAGTATTAGTGGTAATTTGATAACCTTCAACACTATGTGGGATCATTGGTGGCTGATTCACATAGTTTAATGCCATTCTTTCTTGCTCTTTCGGAATATGAATGCTTCCTTCTGACGTACCGGATACTTCTGGTGATTGGGTCAGGTCTACACCATTAGCAGCCCAAACAAGACTGCTTACAACAAAGGCCATTCCAGCCACCCAACGGCTGATCGTCTTTTTCAGGACAGGATTTTTCATGATTTCGCTCCCGAACTCCATCTTAGTGTTATTTTAAAAACATCCTCAGAACAAACATCGATGCAACGACCGCAAGTGATGCAATCCTTATCTGATATCTGCGCTGGAGCTTGTTTATCTAGGACCGGTGCGCGCAGAACTTGCGGCTCCGGGCAAATGTGGAAACAGTCCATACAACGGCTACAGTTTTCTTTATTTTCCGCTGTAACAACCAATGCGCCTTTACACCCAGCTACGCCATATAGCGCACCTAATGGACAAAGGTGACCGCACCAACCATGTTCCACAACTAATAAATCGAATAAAAACAGTGCAACTAAAACCAATGCACCGCTGCCAAAACCAAAAATTAAACTGCGCCCCATTAATGAAACGGGATTAAGCCATTCCCAAAGTAAGGTGCCTGTAATCGCAGAGCCGATCAGGATCACCACCAGCAATACATAGCGAATATTGCGGGGTATGGTTGCAGACTGGTTAAAATCAAACTTACGTCTTAACCACGCTGCAGCATCCGTCACTGGGTTTACAGGGCAGACCCAACTACAGAAAATGCGCTTACCCAACAGTGCATAAACCCCAAATACGATAGCAGCCCCAATTAGCGCGGAGATCCCCGGTAAGTAACCACTTGCTAAGCTCTCTAACGTAATTAAGGGATCAGTCAAAGGTACGGTGTCTAACAATAAGCTACTGCTGTAGTTACCATGTAAAATCCACACCCCAAACCAAGGCCCACTTAGGAACATCGCTAACACCAGCAATTGGCTTATGCGTCTAAACACCAACCATTTGTGGCTTTGCCACCAGCCTTTTTTTGCCTGAGCTTCACGTCCGGCATCACGTTTACGATTCGCCATTGTTACCCTCCAGCCAACCAAAGCGGTAATGGTGCCCTAACTCACCTTTTGCCAACGACCTTGGTAATACCTTGATAGCTGCCTCTTCCAATACACAGGCTTGTTCACATTTACCGCATCCGGTGCAGTAGTTGCTATTGACTGTGGGTAAGAAGCGCGCGTGCTTACCGGTTCGGTGGTTTTGTTCCAGTTCCAATGTGATGGCTTCATCAATCAGTGGACATACGCGGTAGCATACATCACACCTTAGCCCTTGAAAATTCAGGCAGTTTTCCTGATCGAGTAAAACGGCTAACCCCATGCGTGCATCGTTAATCGACTCAATGTCTTTATCCAATGCGCCACTTGGGCAAACCTTAGCGCAAGGAATGTCCTCACACATTTCACACGGGTTTTCTCGAGCGATGAAGTATGGCGTTCCAGAAGCCAAGCCTGATGCCAATGTCGCTAACTTCAACATGTCATACGGGCAGGCTTGAACGCATTGCCCACAACGGACACATGCACTGGCAAATGTTTTTTCATCAAGGGCGCCCGGCGGGCGGAGCTTGACGCCACTCGCACGGGAAGTTTGTTGCTGAAGCCCCAGCACCACACCAACAGCCGCCAACCCGCCCGCAGTGCGGGCGACATCGCGTAAAAAGCGACGACGGCTGTTCTGGGACTTAGCCTGTTGAGACTTAGCTTTCTGGGGCATGAGCAATTACACCTTTTCCAGTTTAACGGCACATTTTTTGTAATCCGTTTCTTTTGAAAGCGGATCGGTTGCATCCAGTGTTAAGTTATTCACTAGCTGCGCAGCGTCAAAGAACGCCATGTAAACTAAGCCTTTTGGTGGTCTGTTACGGCCGCGTGTTTCAACAATTGTTGTCACATCACCACGACGTGAAACCACTTTGACTTTATCACCACGGCGTAAACCTCTCTCTTTTGCATCGATTGGATGAATAAACACTAGAGATTCAGGGAAAGCACGGTGTAATTCAGGAACACGACGAGTCATACTACCGGTGTGCCAATGTTCTAAAACACGACCTGTTGATAACCATAAGTCATATTCTTTATCTGGCGATTCAGCAGCAGGCTCAAATGGCAGTGCAAAAATTACCGCTTTACCGTCGGGTTTACCGTAGAATTGATAGCCAGCACCAGCTTCAACATAAGGGTCATTTCCTTCGCTGTAACGCCACTGAGTTTCTTTGCCATCAACCACTGGCCAACGGATACCGCGCGCTTTGTGATAGTCATCAAAATCCGCTAAGTCATGACCATGACCGCGACCAAAGCCTGCGTACTCTTCGAATAGCCCTTTTTGTAAGTAGAAGCCTAATTCACGTGATTCATCGTTAAGTTGGTCTTCTGCTAACTCGCTCACAGGGAACTTCGTTACCGCTTGGTTAGCGAATAACACGTCATACAACGTTTTACCGCGTAATTCAGGTTTTTTCGCGAGTAACTCTTCAGGCCACACTTCATCCGTTGTAAAGCATTTTGAGAACAACACCATCTGCATTAAGTCAGATTTCGCTTCGCCTGGTGCTTTAACTTGTTGGCGCCAAAATTGAGTACGACGTTCCGCATTACCGTAAGCGCCTTCTTTTTCTACCCACATTGCCGTCGGTAAAATCAAGTCAGCAGCTAACGCACTGACCGTTGGATAGGGGTCAGAAACCACGATAAAGTTGCGTGGGTCACGCCAACCAGGCATACGCTCTTGGTTGATATTCGGGCCCGCTTGCATGTTGTTGTTACACATAACCCAGTAAAAATTCAATTTACCGTCTTTTAAAGCACGGTCTTGGGCAACGGCGTGTAAACCGACTTTTTCAGGGATCGTCCCCGCGGGTAGTCCCCACACACCTTCGACTTTCTCACGGTGTTTTTCATTGGTAACCACCATGTCAGCAGGTAAACGGTGCGAGAACGTACCCACTTCACGTGCAGTACCACACGCGGATGGCTGGCCTGTTAATGAGAATGGCCCACAACCCGGTTGAGAAATTTTGCCTGTCAGTAAGTGCAGGTTATACGCTAAGTTATTTGCCCAAACACCACGAGTGTGCTGGTTAAAGCCCATGGTCCAGTAAGAAACCACTTTAGTTTTAGGGTCTGCGTAAAGTTTAGCTAACTCTTCTAACTGATCTTTTGGAACACCCGTCATTTCTGCGGTTTTGTCTAAAGTATATTCCGCAACAAAGGCTTTATATTCATCCCACGTCATTGGCTCAGATGCATCAGAACCTGCATTTTTCGCGTTTTGTTCGAGTGGGTGAGTTGGACGTAATCCATAACCGATATCTGTAGCACCACGACGTAAATTCACGTGTTTATCGAGGAATTCCTGATTAACTGCATTGTTTTGAATAATATAGTTTGCAATATAGTTCAGGATCACTAAGTCAGATTGTGGTGTAAAGACGATGCCGTTATCGGCTAATTCAAAGCTACGGTGTTTGAAAGTCGATAACACGGCAACACGCACGTCAGGGTTAGACAAACGGCGGTTAGTAATACGAGACCACAAGATTGGATGCATTTCTGCCATGTTTGAGCCCCAAAGGACAAACGCGTCAGCATGCTCAATGTCATCATAACAGCCCATTGGTTCATCCATACCGAAAGTACGCATGAAGCCCACTACCGCAGAAGCCATACAGTGGCGTGCATTAGGGTCTAAGTTATTAGAACGGAACCCACCTTTGAACAGTTTTGATGCTGCATAGCCTTCCCAAACTGTCCACTGGCCCGAACCGAACATACCGATCCCTTCTGGGCCTTTTTCTTTTAATGTGGTTTTGACTTTTTCTTCCATAACATCAAAGGCTTGTTCCCACGTAATCGGTGTGAACTCCCCATTTTTGTCATATTCACCGTCTTTCATACGCAACATTGGCTGCGTTAAACGGTCTTTTCCGTACATGATTTTTGGTAAGAAATACCCTTTGATACAGTTTAAACCACGGTTTACTGGCGCTTCTGGGTCACCTTGGCTGGCCACAATGCGACCATTTTGAGTTCCCACCAGTACCCCACAGCCTGTCCCACAAAAACGGCAAGGGGCTTTGTCCCATTTAATACTTTCTTGTTGACCAACCACTGCTTTCGCAATGCTCGGTGCGCCAATACCTGCCGCCGCAGCAGCGGCCGCTATCGCATTGGCTTTCATAAAGCTACGACGACTGAGTTTCATAATCTTCCTCACCTTGCTCTTCCTGCTGGTGGTAAACCAGCGAAACATCTAGTACGCCGTCAATATCGCGTACTAAATCAATAGTATCTAACAACGTTCTACTACCTTGCCCTTCAACAACCACAATCAGTTTTCCGTTTTCTGGGGCGCTTAACGCCACCTCACAATTAGAAAATTGATTAATTTCTTCGGCCACAGTAGACAGTCGCTCACTTTTTACTTGTACTATTAAACTGCACACTTGATAGTTACTGTGCATGTTCATGCTCCACGGTAATGGCTGAAACTGGGCAACCTGCTACACAAGCACCACAGCCTGTACAACCTGG is drawn from Providencia huaxiensis and contains these coding sequences:
- the napD gene encoding chaperone NapD — its product is MHSNYQVCSLIVQVKSERLSTVAEEINQFSNCEVALSAPENGKLIVVVEGQGSRTLLDTIDLVRDIDGVLDVSLVYHQQEEQGEEDYETQSS
- the napC gene encoding cytochrome c-type protein NapC, which codes for MSNNNDKQTHDDKPKKKGLFGLIGRVWRWWRRPSRLALGTLLLIGFVSGVIFWGGFNTGMEMANTEEFCISCHEMRENVYEEYMDTIHYTNRSGVRATCPDCHVPHEFGPKMVRKIQASKELYGKIFGIIDTPQKFEDHRLAMAQSEWRRMKNNDSQECRNCHNFEYMDFTAQKGVAAKMHDQAITDGKTCIDCHKGIAHKLPDMREVEPGF
- the napA gene encoding nitrate reductase catalytic subunit NapA; amino-acid sequence: MKLSRRSFMKANAIAAAAAAAGIGAPSIAKAVVGQQESIKWDKAPCRFCGTGCGVLVGTQNGRIVASQGDPEAPVNRGLNCIKGYFLPKIMYGKDRLTQPMLRMKDGEYDKNGEFTPITWEQAFDVMEEKVKTTLKEKGPEGIGMFGSGQWTVWEGYAASKLFKGGFRSNNLDPNARHCMASAVVGFMRTFGMDEPMGCYDDIEHADAFVLWGSNMAEMHPILWSRITNRRLSNPDVRVAVLSTFKHRSFELADNGIVFTPQSDLVILNYIANYIIQNNAVNQEFLDKHVNLRRGATDIGYGLRPTHPLEQNAKNAGSDASEPMTWDEYKAFVAEYTLDKTAEMTGVPKDQLEELAKLYADPKTKVVSYWTMGFNQHTRGVWANNLAYNLHLLTGKISQPGCGPFSLTGQPSACGTAREVGTFSHRLPADMVVTNEKHREKVEGVWGLPAGTIPEKVGLHAVAQDRALKDGKLNFYWVMCNNNMQAGPNINQERMPGWRDPRNFIVVSDPYPTVSALAADLILPTAMWVEKEGAYGNAERRTQFWRQQVKAPGEAKSDLMQMVLFSKCFTTDEVWPEELLAKKPELRGKTLYDVLFANQAVTKFPVSELAEDQLNDESRELGFYLQKGLFEEYAGFGRGHGHDLADFDDYHKARGIRWPVVDGKETQWRYSEGNDPYVEAGAGYQFYGKPDGKAVIFALPFEPAAESPDKEYDLWLSTGRVLEHWHTGSMTRRVPELHRAFPESLVFIHPIDAKERGLRRGDKVKVVSRRGDVTTIVETRGRNRPPKGLVYMAFFDAAQLVNNLTLDATDPLSKETDYKKCAVKLEKV
- the napH gene encoding quinol dehydrogenase ferredoxin subunit NapH, which translates into the protein MANRKRDAGREAQAKKGWWQSHKWLVFRRISQLLVLAMFLSGPWFGVWILHGNYSSSLLLDTVPLTDPLITLESLASGYLPGISALIGAAIVFGVYALLGKRIFCSWVCPVNPVTDAAAWLRRKFDFNQSATIPRNIRYVLLVVILIGSAITGTLLWEWLNPVSLMGRSLIFGFGSGALVLVALFLFDLLVVEHGWCGHLCPLGALYGVAGCKGALVVTAENKENCSRCMDCFHICPEPQVLRAPVLDKQAPAQISDKDCITCGRCIDVCSEDVFKITLRWSSGAKS
- the napG gene encoding ferredoxin-type protein NapG is translated as MPQKAKSQQAKSQNSRRRFLRDVARTAGGLAAVGVVLGLQQQTSRASGVKLRPPGALDEKTFASACVRCGQCVQACPYDMLKLATLASGLASGTPYFIARENPCEMCEDIPCAKVCPSGALDKDIESINDARMGLAVLLDQENCLNFQGLRCDVCYRVCPLIDEAITLELEQNHRTGKHARFLPTVNSNYCTGCGKCEQACVLEEAAIKVLPRSLAKGELGHHYRFGWLEGNNGES
- a CDS encoding heme ABC transporter permease → MWKKLHQLAIPVNLYRLCGRLIPWFIILSVICLAVGWIWGFGFAPTDKVQSQSYRIMYIHVPAAMWSMGIYATMAITAFVGLVWQMKVSELAIAAMAPVGAVFTFIALVTGATWGKPMWGAWWVWDARLTSELILFFLYVGIIALWHAFDDRRTAGKAAAILVLIGVINLPIIHYSVEWWQTLHQPSTRMQESINPAMRTPLRLAILGYLFLFISLTLIRLRSQLLMLERNRPWVLDIVNKKGRQS
- the napB gene encoding nitrate reductase cytochrome c-type subunit; amino-acid sequence: MKNPVLKKTISRWVAGMAFVVSSLVWAANGVDLTQSPEVSGTSEGSIHIPKEQERMALNYVNQPPMIPHSVEGYQITTNTNRCLQCHGVENYRTTGAPRVSPTHFMDATGKVLGEVAPNRYFCLQCHVPQSDTAPIVDNTFTPSKGFGK